In the Suncus etruscus isolate mSunEtr1 chromosome 20, mSunEtr1.pri.cur, whole genome shotgun sequence genome, one interval contains:
- the EFNB3 gene encoding ephrin-B3 — protein sequence MGAPHTGPGGVQVGALLLLLLLGGLGLASGLSLEPVYWNSANKRFQAEGGYVLYPQIGDRLDLLCPRARPPGPHSSPNYEFYKLYLVGGAQGRRCEAPPAPNLLLTCDRPELDLRFTIKFQEYSPNLWGHEFRSHHDYYIIATSDGTREGLESLQGGVCLTRGMKVLLRVGQNPRGGAAPRKPVSEMPLERDRGAARLEPGKETLPGDPTSNATSRGAEGPLPPPSMPAVAGAAGGLALLLLGVAGAGGAMCWRRRRAKPSESRHPGPSSFGRGGSLGLGGGGGLGPREAETGELGIALRGGGAADPPFCPHYEKVSGDYGHPVYIVQDGPPQSPPNIYYKV from the exons ATGGGGGCCCCCCACACCGGGCCGGGGGGCGTGCAAGTCGGGGcccttctgctgctgctgctcctgggGGGCCTGGGGCTGGCATCGGGGCTCAGCCTGGAGCCCGTGTACTGGAACTCAGCGAACAAGAG GTTCCAGGCGGAGGGTGGTTATGTGCTCTACCCTCAGATCGGGGACCGACTTGACCTGCTCTGCCCCCGGGCCCGACCTCCAGGCCCTCACTCCTCTCCCAATTATGAGTTCTACAAGCTGTACCTGGTAGGGGGTGCTCAGGGCCGGCGCTGTGAAGCACCCCCGGCCCCGAATCTCCTCCTCACTTGCGACCGGCCAGAACTGGATCTGCGCTTCACCATCAAGTTCCAGGAGTACAGCCCCAACCTCTGGGGCCATGAGTTCCGCTCACACCATGATTACTACATCATTG CCACCTCTGATGggaccagggaaggcctggagagcCTGCAGGGAGGTGTGTGTCTGACCCGAGGCATGAAGGTGCTTCTCCGTGTGGGACAGA ATCCCCGAGGAGGGGCTGCCCCCCGAAAGCCCGTGTCGGAAATGCCCTTGGAGAGAGACCGAGGAGCCGCCCGCCTGGAGCCCGGGAAGGAGACCCTGCCAG GTGACCCCACCAGCAATGCAACCTCCCGGGGTGCTGAAGGCCCCCTGCCTCCTCCCAGCATGCCCGCAGTGGCCGGGGCAGCGGGGGGGCTGGCGCTGCTCTTGCTGGGCGTGGCCGGGGCTGGGGGTGCCATGTGTTGGCGGAGACGGCGGGCCAAGCCTTCGGAGAGTCGGCACCCTGGTCCTAGCTCCTTCGGGAGGGGCGGGTCTCTGGGCCTGGGGGGCGGAGGGGGACTGGGACCCCGCGAGGCTGAGACGGGGGAGCTAGGGATAGCCCTGCGGGGCGGTGGGGCTGCAGACCCCCCCTTCTGTCCCCATTATGAGAAGGTGAGTGGAGACTATGGGCATCCTGTGTACATTGTCCAGGATGGGCCTCCCCAGAGCCCCCCAAACATCTATTACAAGGTATGA
- the WRAP53 gene encoding telomerase Cajal body protein 1, which translates to MAPMKPNPRVVEGQKLSGNGSPKKEEEKNRLELGPEEIMEDEFMAPVKLNPRVGGQGLSGNEALQEEEDKNRLELGPQEFIEDEGLTAPVKLNPKVGGQGLSGNMAPQEEKNRLELGPEEIMEDEGFIAPVEIEGQELSGNMAPQEEKEEKNRLELGPEEIMEDEGFMAPVELNPKVGGQELSGTGTPPEEEETNRLELSREETMEDVSEALYPEEEEYIPCKYDFSQLPRFLTGSWSEFKAPHENFLKGCKWAPDGSCILTNSADNTLRIYNLPSELYNKEEELEYSEMTPVLRMAEGDTIYDYCWYSLMSSAQPDTSYVASSSRENPIHIWDAFTGELRASFRAYNHLDELMAAHSLCFSPDGSQLFCGFDRTVRVFSTARPGRDCQVRATFAKKQGQCGILSCISFSPVQPLYACGSYARSLGLYAWDDGSLLTLLEGHHGGITHLCFHPDGNRFFSGARKDCELLCWDLRQLGHPLWSLSREVTTNQRIYFDLDPAGQFLVSGSTNGAVSVWDTSEIGPESKPELALSFLPQKDCTNGVSLHPSLPLLATASGQRVFPEPTESGDEGEQQADLPVLSVRHCHLECQLQLWWCGGGPDTPEAQKG; encoded by the exons ATGGCTCCTATGAAGCCGAACCCTAGAGTTGTTGAAGGTCAAAAACTTTCCGGAAATGGGagccccaaaaaagaagaagaaaagaacagactaGAGTTGGGCCCTGAAGAAATCATGGAAGATGAGTTTATGGCTCCCGTGAAGCTGAACCCTAGAGTTGGGGGTCAGGGACTTTCTGGAAATGAGGCCCTtcaagaagaagaagacaagaaCAGACTAGAGTTGGGCCCGCAAGAATTCATAGAAGATGAAGGGCTTACGGCTCCTGTGAAGCTGAACCCTAAAGTTGGGGGTCAGGGACTTTCTGGAAATATGGCCCctcaagaagaaaagaacagactaGAATTGGGCCCTGAAGAAATCATGGAAGATGAGGGGTTCATTGCTCCTGTGGAGATTGAGGGTCAGGAACTTTCTGGAAATATGGCCcctcaagaagaaaaagaagaaaagaacagactaGAATTGGGCCCTGAAGAAATCATGGAAGATGAGGGGTTTATGGCTCCTGTGGAGCTGAACCCTAAAGTTGGGGGTCAGGAACTTTCTGGAACTGGGACCCctccagaagaagaagaaacgaACAGATTAGAGTTGAGCCGCGAAGAGACCATGGAAGATGTTTCCGAGGCGCTATATCCAGAGGAAGAGGAATACAT TCCTTGTAAGTACGACTTCTCGCAGTTACCTCGGTTTCTCACCGGATCCTGGTCTGAATTCAAAGCACCACACGAGAACTTTTTGAAAGGCTGCAAGTG GGCCCCAGATGGTTCCTGCATCTTGACCAATAGTGCGGATAACACACTTCGGATCTATAACCTGCCCTCGGAGCTGTACAACAAGGAAGAAGAGCTGGAATATTCAGAAATG ACCCCCGTGCTTCGGATGGCGGAAGGCGACACCATCTATGACTACTGCTGGTATTCTCTGATGTCCTCAGCCCAGCCAGACACCTCCTA CGTGGCCAGCAGCAGCCGGGAGAATCCGATCCACATCTGGGACGCGTTCACCGGGGAGCTTCGGGCCTCCTTCCGTGCCTACAATCATCTG GATGAGCTGATGGCGGCACACTCGCTCTGCTTCTCCCCGGACGGGTCCCAGCTCTTCTGTGGCTTCGATCGGACAGTACGTGTTTTCTCCACAGCCCGGCCTGGCCGAGACTGTCAGGTTCGAGCTACATTTG CCAAAAAGCAGGGCCAGTGCGGCATCCTCTCGTGCATCTCCTTCAGCCCAGTCCAGCCCCTCTACGCCTGTGGCTCCTACGCTCGTTCACTGGGTCTCTATGCCTGGGATGACGGCTCCCTTCTTACCTTGCTGGAAGGGCACCATGGGGGCATCACTCACCTCTGCTTCCATCCTGATGGCAATCGCTTCTTCTCTGGTGCCCGCAAG GATTGCGAACTTCTGTGTTGGGATCTTCGGCAGCTTGGCCACCCACTGTGGTCCCTGAGCCGAGAAGTGACCACCAATCAGCGTATCTACTTTGATCTGGACCC AGCCGGGCAGTTTCTGGTCAGCGGCAGCACTAATGGGGCTGTGTCTGTGTGGGACACTAGCGAGATTGGGCCCGAGAGCAAGCCGGAGCTGGCGCTGAGTTTCCTACCCCAGAAGGACTGCACCAACGGAGTGAG CCtgcaccccagcctgcctctgttgGCCACTGCCTCGGGACAGCGTGTGTTCCCAGAGCCCACCGAAAGCGGGGACGAAGGTGAGCAGCAAGCGGACCTGCCCGTGCTCTCCGTGCGCCACTGCCATCTGGAATGCCAGCTGCAGCTCTGGTGGTGTGGCGGAGGTCCGGACACCCCCGAGGCGCAGAAGGGATAg